A genomic stretch from Helianthus annuus cultivar XRQ/B chromosome 1, HanXRQr2.0-SUNRISE, whole genome shotgun sequence includes:
- the LOC110871663 gene encoding putative GPI-anchor transamidase: protein MRNREINNFLILTTLLVITLSLSSSSITHAAVHTNNWAVLVCTSRFWFNYRHMANTLSLYRTVKRLGIPDERIILMLADDMACNARNKYPAQVFNNENHRLNLYGDNVEVDYRGYEVTVENFLRVLTGRHENAVPRSKRLLSDEGSHILLYMTGHGGDEFLKFQDSEELQSHDLADAVKQMKEKRRFKELLIMVDTCQAATLFSQLQSPGVLAIGSSMKGENSYSHHLDSDVGVSVVDRFTFYTLAFFERLNMYDNASLSSLFSSFNPNLLMSTAYYRTDLYQEQVEKVPVTNFFGSVMKTIHTDSAYRGTSGKDSSRVKYDVISGQSDDVDARRMTSSDPEKQGDHPDIKLVKGGGCPHADWWNAIVEKFQGIKNGDMIVNYGLVGMLTLVAVSTWQSS from the exons ATGAGGAATCGAGAGATAAACAACTTTCTCATATTAACAACACTACTAGTGATTACGTTATCACTCTCATCTTCTTCAATCACTCATGCCGCTGTGCACACCAACAATTGGGCTGTTCTGGTTTGCACATCTCGCTTCTG GTTCAATTATCGACATATGGCAAACACTTTATCCCTGTATAG GACTGTGAAACGACTAGGAATACCTGATGAGAGGATCATTCTTATGTTAGCTGATGACATGGCTTGTAATGCTCGCAACAAATACCCTGCACAAGTTTTTAATAATGAGAACCATAGGCTTAATTTGTATGGAGATAATGTTGAG GTAGACTATAGAGGTTATGAAGTGACAGTTGAAAACTTTTTGCGGGTTTTAACGGGCCGCCATGAAAATGCTGTACCAAGATCCAAACGTCTCTTGAGTGATGAAGGAAGCCACATACTGCTATACATGACAGGACATGGTGGAGATGAATTCTTGAAGTTTCAGGACTCGGAAGAACTTCAGAGTCATGATTTGGCTGATGCAGTCAAACAGATGAAAGAAAAGCGTAG GTTCAAGGAACTGTTGATTATGGTAGATACTTGTCAAGCTGCAACGCTCTTTTCGCAG CTTCAATCACCCGGTGTTTTGGCTATTGGAAGTAGCATGAAAGGGGAAAACTCGTATTCACATCACTTGGATTCTGAT GTTGGTGTCTCAGTTGTGGATCGGTTCACGTTTTATACCTTAGCTTTCTTTGAGAGGCTAAATATGTATGACAATGCATCATTAAGCAG TCTTTTCAGCTCATTTAACCCAAATTTGTTGATGTCGACTGCGTATTATCGAACAGATCTATACCAAGAACAAGTAGAGAAG GTACCTGTGACAAATTTCTTTGGTTCGGTCATGAAAACGATCCACACAGATTCTGCTTACAGAGGAACCTCAGGTAAAGACAGCAGCCGGGTCAAATATGATGTGATATCCGGTCAATCAGACGATGTGGACGCTCGAAGAATGACAAGCTCAGATCCCGAGAAACAAGGTGATCATCCAGATATAAAA TTGGTCAAAGGTGGAGGCTGTCCTCATGCGGATTGGTGGAATGCCATCGTTGAGAAGTTTCAAGGTATTAAAAATGGTGACATGATTGTGAATTACGGCTTGGTTGGAATGTTGACTTTGGTGGCAGTTTCTACTTGGCAGTCATCATAA